One Setaria italica strain Yugu1 chromosome II, Setaria_italica_v2.0, whole genome shotgun sequence DNA segment encodes these proteins:
- the LOC101770786 gene encoding probable carboxylesterase 18 codes for MAGSDSVRRMPSLPWTVSIQTAAYAIAHRLDGSIRRSLFSIGDLKKAPRPNASEVRSADITIDASRGISARVFSPSTAAGDTTPLPVVVFFHGGGFALFSAASRPYDTLCRRLCRGVGAVVVSVNYRLVPEHRFPAAYEDGVAALQYLDGIAVPADLAPVPVDLSSCFLAGDSSGGNMVHHVAQRWAAMSAASPPLRLRLAGAIMIQPFFGGEERTAAEMIFDKACRILTIARADHYWREFLPEGATRDHPAARVCGDGVEIAEAFPPAMVVVGGFDLLKDWHTRYVETLRRKGKVVSVVEYPDAFHGFYAFPELADSRKFVEDMRLFVDEHRSKRSLLV; via the coding sequence ATGGCCGGCTCCGACAGCGTCCGCCGGATGCCATCCCTGCCGTGGACGGTGAGCATCCAAACGGCCGCTTACGCAATCGCGCACCGCCTGGACGGCAGCATCCGGCGCTCCCTCTTCTCCATCGGCGACCTCAAGAAGGCTCCACGCCCCAACGCCTCGGAGGTCCGTTCCGCCGACATCACCATCGACGCCTCCCGCGGCATCTCGGCGCGCGTGTTCTCCCCCTCGACGGCCGCCGGAGACACCACCCCGCtccccgtcgtcgtcttcttccacGGCGGCGGGTTCGCGCTCTTCTCCGCCGCGTCCCGCCCCTACGACACGCtctgccgccgcctctgccgcgGGGTGGGCGCCGTCGTCGTGTCCGTCAACTACCGCCTCGTCCCCGAGCACCGCTTCCCGGCGGCCTACGAAGACGGCGTCGCCGCGCTCCAATACCTCGACGGCATTGCCGTTCCGGCCGACCTGGCACCGGTCCCCGTCGACCTCTCCAGCTGCTTCCTCGCCGGCGACAGCTCGGGCGGCAACATGGTTCACCACGTGGCCCAGCGCTGGGCGGCCATGTCGGCGGCGTCGCCTccactccgcctccgccttgCCGGCGCCATCATGATCCAGCCATTCTtcggcggggaggagcggacGGCAGCCGAGATGATCTTCGACAAGGCCTGCCGCATACTGACGATCGCGCGGGCGGATCACTACTGGCGGGAGTTCCTGCCGGAGGGCGCGACGCGGGACCACCCGGCGGCGCGCGTGTGCGGTGACGGCGTCGAGATCGCCGAGGCGTTCCCGCCGGCGATGGTGGTGGTCGGTGGGTTCGACCTGCTCAAGGACTGGCACACGAGGTACGTGGAGACGCTGCGCCGGAAGGGGAAGGTGGTGAGCGTGGTCGAGTACCCGGACGCCTTCCACGGCTTCTACGCGTTCCCGGAGCTCGCCGATTCTCGCAAGTTCGTCGAGGACATGAGGCTCTTCGTCGACGAGCATAGGTCCAAGCGATCATTGCTAGTTTAG